A single window of Hirundo rustica isolate bHirRus1 chromosome 16, bHirRus1.pri.v3, whole genome shotgun sequence DNA harbors:
- the SRSF6 gene encoding serine/arginine-rich splicing factor 6: protein MPRVYIGRLSYHVREKDIQRFFSGYGRLLEVDLKNGYGFVEFEDSRDADDAVYELNGKDLCGERVIVEHARGPRRDRDGYSYSSRSGGGGGYSSRRQSGRDKYGPPVRTEFRLIVENLSSRCSWQDLKDFMRQAGEVTYADAHKERTNEGVIEFRSYSDMKRALDKLDGTEINGRKIRLVEDKPRSSHRRSYSGSRSRSRSRRRSRSRSRRSRSSRSRSRSISKSRSRSKSRSRSKDRSRSRSKSRKSRSKSKSKPKSDRGSRSHSRSKEKSEKSRSRSRSRSRSPKENGKGDVKSKSRSRSRSRSNSPQQQPSAKARSESPPKRAASRSRSRSRSKSRSRSRSSSRD, encoded by the exons ATGCCGCGCGTCTACATCGGCCGCCTGAGCTACCACGTCCGGGAGAAAGACATCCAGCGCTTCTTCAGCGGCTATGGCCGCCTGCTCGAGGTTGATCTCAAAAACGG ctacGGCTTCGTGGAGTTCGAGGACTCCCGCGACGCCGACGATGCCGTGTACGAACTGAACGGGAAGGACCTGTGCGGGGAGCGGGTTATCGTGGAGCACgcccgcggcccccgccgcGACAGGGACGGCTACAGCTACAGCAGCCGCA GTGGGGGTGGTGGCGGATATAGCAGTCGGAGACAATCTGGACGAGATAAATACGGACCGCCCGTTCGTACAGAATTCAGGCTGATTGTTGAGAACCTTTCCAGTCGCTGTAGTTGGCAGGATTTAAAA GATTTCATGAGGCAGGCTGGGGAGGTGACCTATGCAGATGCCCACAAAGAACGTACAAACGAAGGAGTGATCGAGTTCCGGTCATACTCGGACATGAAGCGTGCCCTGGACAAGCTGGATGGCACAGAGATAAACGGCAGGAAGATTAGGCTGGTGGAGGACAAGCCACGCTCCAGCCACAGGCGATCCTACTCTGGCAGCAGGTCCAG GTCACGATCCAGGAGACGGTCTAGAAGCAGAAGTCGGAGAAGTCGGAGCAGCCGCAGCAGATCCCGTAGTATCTCCAAAAGCCGTTCCCG ATCTAAATCTAGGTCACGAAGCAAAGACCGCTCCCGTTCCCGATCCAAAAGCAGGAAGTCCAGATCAAAGAGCAAATCCAAACCCAAGTCTGACAGGGGTTCACGCTCGCACAGCAGATCCAAGGAGAAGTCCGAGAAGTCCCGGTCCAGATCCAGGTCCAGGTCTCGATCTCCCAAAGAAAATGGTAAAGGGGATGTTAAATCTAAGTCCAGGTCCAGGAGCAGGTCTCGCTCCAactctccacagcagcagccatctGCCAAGGCTCGCTCCGAGTCACCGCCCAAAAGAGCCGCGTCCAGGTCCCGCTCCAGGTCTCGCTCAAAGTCCCGCTCACGATCAAGATCCAGTTCAAGAGATTAG